The sequence AATGTCCGCCAGGTCGATCTCCGCCGTGATCAGGCCCTCCGCGTCCCGCAGCGGCCCGGCCAGCACGTCGCCCAACGGTCCCACGATCACGCTCCCACCACGAAACGGATCCTCGCCCGAAGTCTCAAACGGACAAGCCGAAACAACGAAACACCGGCCCTCGTCCGCGATGTGCCGCATCGACGCCTGCCACACATCGCGGTCGTCCGCCGTCGGGGCGCACCAGATCTCCACGCCCTTCGCGTACATCGCCGCCCGGAACAACGGCATGTGGTTCTCCCAGCAGATCGCCGCGCCCGCCAAGCCCGCCGCCGTCGGGACCGCCGGGAGGGTCGAGCCGTCGCCGCGGCCCCAGGCCAGGCGCTCGCGGGCCGTCGGGACCAGCTTGCGGTGCTTGGCGACCAGGCCCAGCGCCGGGTCGAGGAACACCGCCGTGCTGTAGAGCGTCGAACCGGCGCGCTCGATCACGCCGGCCACCAGGGACGTGCCGGTCCGGGCCGCGAGGCCGGCCAGTGCCGAAACCTCCCGTCCGGGGACCGCCACCGACGCGGCGAAGTAGTCCACGAACGGTGCCCGGCCCGGGTAGCCGCCGAGGACGGCCTCCGGCAGGACCACCAGGTCGGCGCCGCGGAGCTCGTCCTCGAACGCCAGGATCCGCTCGACGGGAATCCCCGTCCCGAGCTGCAGGGCCCCGACGACCGTCATCCGCGGGACGGCCACGGGACCACCGCGGACGTCCGCCGCTGGTAGTCCGCGTACTCCGGGTAGCGCGACTTCGTGATGCTCTCGGTGAACTTCGTCGACCCGACGAACAACAGCGTGAGCAGCACGGCGCCGAGCACCGTCCACTGCAGACCGCCGGCGACGATCCCGAACACCGCGATCACCCACCACTGCGCCTGCTCGAAGAAGAAGTTGGGGTGCCGCGAGTAGCGGAACAGCCCTTCCTGGAGGAACCGCGTCGGCGCGCGGCCCGCGTGCTTCTCGCGGTGGAACGCCCACTGCTGCTGGTCCGCCACCGTCTCACCCACCAGGAACGCCAGGAAGACCACCGCGACGACGACGTCCGCCACCCCGAACGAGCCCTGGTTCTCCAGCGCCGTGTACGCGGGCAGTGTGATCAGCAGCAGGATCGCGTTCTGGTACAGCGAGATGAAGAAGAAGTTGAACACCTGGAACTGCCACGGCGCCATCCGTTCGCGCAGCACCGCCCACCGGTAGTCCTCGCCGCCCGGGGCGTAACCACCCTTCCGGGCGAAGTTGAACGTCAGCCGGATCCCCCACAGGGTGACCAGCGCGAACATCACGTTCAGCCGGGCGTCGGCGAACCCGGCGGCGCCGGCGAAGATCGCCAGGTACGCGACCGGGACGATCGACCAGATCCGGTCCACCCAGGAGTACTCCCTGGTCAGCACCGACACCACCCAGGTGCCGAGCGTCACCCCGGCGAAGACGTACAGGCACACCCGCAGCGCGTCCATCCCCTCACAATAGGACTTAAGATCGGCGGCATGAACCTGCCGCTGCGGGAACGGAAGATCGACGTCTTCTTCGCGGTGCTGTTCTCGGCCTTCACGGTGACGTCGCTGATCAGCGACCTGCTT is a genomic window of Amycolatopsis lexingtonensis containing:
- a CDS encoding carbon-nitrogen hydrolase family protein — translated: MAVPRMTVVGALQLGTGIPVERILAFEDELRGADLVVLPEAVLGGYPGRAPFVDYFAASVAVPGREVSALAGLAARTGTSLVAGVIERAGSTLYSTAVFLDPALGLVAKHRKLVPTARERLAWGRGDGSTLPAVPTAAGLAGAAICWENHMPLFRAAMYAKGVEIWCAPTADDRDVWQASMRHIADEGRCFVVSACPFETSGEDPFRGGSVIVGPLGDVLAGPLRDAEGLITAEIDLADIVAARQSLDVSGHYARPDVFSLTVDERPQDGVTFLR
- a CDS encoding DUF1295 domain-containing protein, whose product is MDALRVCLYVFAGVTLGTWVVSVLTREYSWVDRIWSIVPVAYLAIFAGAAGFADARLNVMFALVTLWGIRLTFNFARKGGYAPGGEDYRWAVLRERMAPWQFQVFNFFFISLYQNAILLLITLPAYTALENQGSFGVADVVVAVVFLAFLVGETVADQQQWAFHREKHAGRAPTRFLQEGLFRYSRHPNFFFEQAQWWVIAVFGIVAGGLQWTVLGAVLLTLLFVGSTKFTESITKSRYPEYADYQRRTSAVVPWPSRG